DNA from Drosophila busckii strain San Diego stock center, stock number 13000-0081.31 chromosome 2R, ASM1175060v1, whole genome shotgun sequence:
GCCGCTGGTTCGGGCTTATTAATAAATGGCGCTATCGCCCAGTATAATTTCTAGTTTTAGCTTTTGACAACAGCACAAAATTTTACGCTTTGTGCTTTATGCATGTCCTGCCCATTGCccatagctgctgcttgttgtacATGGGGCTGGGCAGCGCTTTTGTGTGCACTCCTGCAgcgctaattaatttttctgACCAGCATACAACACAAGAGGGCGCGTGTATTTTGAAGAGTGTGCGCTGGGCATGGAGCTTGGGTTTTACATTTATTAgcgttgccgccgctgccgccgacGCCGTCGCGTTGTTAATGCTGCAAATGACTAACTGGCTTCGGGGTAATGAGCAGCGCCCACCACCCGCCTCAGGCTGCGGCTATTTGCTACCAATACGCACAATTCTCAAGGTTGCTTGGTGTTTGTCTTATGGTGACCATGGCGAACAGGCTAGCGgcttgctttgtgtgtgtgtgtgtgacgccCTCGagttgctttttgctttacgcgcagcaaattaaataattttaatttttattgtgctaCGCGCGCTGCTTTTGGCCACACACAGCGGTTGGTCGTTTCAGGGCCATAATTTGCGCGAGCCTGCGGCCAAGTTTcggtttttcttttcttgtggcaacaaattcctttttgttgtcgctttgtttgtttttaggcTGCCACacaaaattttttgtttgtttgcgctCTATTTCTCGCTGTTTCTTCTgctactcacacacacacgttcgTGCGCTCATTTGGTTTTTCGCTATCATTTTCACAGATCCACCCGCGCCGCCATTAATTTCGGGCTACATGGAAGGACAAATTATTCCAGCTGGATCCGTGCAAAAACTGCTCTGTGTCTCATCAGGCGGCAATCCGCTGGCATCGCTAATATGGTACAAAAACGACAAGCGGGTAAGTtatactacacacacacacacatacaaatttttttgcatGTGCAGCGTTTGCTGCAATTCCAAAGCGCAGCATGAAAAGTGGAGGTTAGCGGCGGGTAAGCGACCGTAATGCTATCAACAACAGACAGCAAACATGCGCAAAACAATAATGGCGCTTTTGTTGACCATTTCCGCTTCCGTTTTATGGGCTTAAAGTACTAATAAGGCAGCCCAGCCAGCACGTTTTTAACACAATCTACCTTTAATAGCAGTGCACATGCACTGAGAGAATTGCGCAagcatgcaaaaataattcagCAGTGAATTTTGATAACTTAAAATACAGCAAGCTAAAATCAAACCAAAGACAATTagaaaacagaaacaaatcaaatcaacaaaTGTTTGGCAAGAtagatatttaattattaatagtcttaaagttgaatttatgcaattagCAATAAACCAAATAGACAAGAGCTACTAATTCGAGTCAAGctcaaaattaattcaaagcgAGGCAAGCGTattaaagaaaagaaataaacaaaaaatcttttctattatttaattataaagttatttaattgcaaagtttatattgctataatacaaaagttgaattgatgcaatataaattagaTTTTGTATGCTCCAAAATGTgccaagcaataaaatttacgACTTAGATATAAAATCTCAGCAGATCTAACATATTTTCACGACATATTCTTAGCACTTATAACTAAAttgagttattttttttaatataattacaatgcataaagttgcttattgcttaaaataaaaaagcgccGAAATTCGCGCACTAAAAATATGTGCGCGCTTAAATGTATGCTATAAAAAAGTTGTGTTGCGCTTAGAAAACTGAAATTTCtaatttggcataaatataatttttttgagtGCTCTGCACATAGTTTTGAATGCATTCGGGTGTCATGACGTTGGCTCAACACCTGCAACTTGactagcagcggcagcggcagcagcagcagcagctattgcCAACGCGGCTAGAATTTAATCTTTAGCTTAGTGGACCGCAGCTGCGAAGCTGTTGTGTTTGCCTTTAGCGTAGTGGAGTGTAGTGGAATGGGTGGGCGTTGGTTGGGTGGGCGTCTGTCAGAGAGAAATGGGACAGCTCGAggctgtgactgtgactgtgactcgGGGCTGGGGACTCAGCTGTGCGCGCAGATTAAATGATATTTTATCAGCCCGAAATTAAAATGCGCtctgcttttgcatttgcatatggcagcagtagcagcagcagcagcagcagctgttatcccacacttttggctgctgctgcttctgctgtttaactgctttgcttttgttatagCCATAAGGGGTGGAACACTTTTTGTTGGTAGCTTATGCAATTGCATCTTCTTCTGTTTGGCAGATCAACTCCATCATTCGGGCCGCAGACAAATCGGTGTCTGCCGAAATAACCATACTGGCCAATGTGACAGACAATCAGGCGCAGTACCGCTGCGAGGCCTCCAATAGTGCCACCGAAATACCGTTATTCGAGTCCACAACGCTCAGCGTGCACTGTAAGTACAATTGGAATTGCTCCCaattcccattcccattcccatgctcatcgttgttgttgcttttcataatgaactgctgctgctgactacAGTTGCGCCAGAGACGGTGAAAATACGCATTGAACCGGAAGAGCTGCGACCTGGCATGGAGGCAACCGTCATTTGTGACTCGAGCTCGAGCAATCCGCCAGCGAAGCTGTCCTGGTGGAAGGATGGCATCGCCATTGAAGGTACGTAACAAATTGGAAGTTTGCCCAGCCGTACCAGTCCCATGGACTTGACGGCGCCAAAGGCTGGCGTTGCATTTTTTAAGGCGTTTCCACGACAACATCCGGTTTGGTtgccagccaaccaaccagccagccagcccattGCTGCCACTAACATCattttctcgctctctctctctcgctctgcagGCATTAATAATACGTCCAAGGCAGGCCTCTGGGGCGGCATGGTGTCCACGCTGGAGTTCAGGGTAAACATCACACAGGAAATGAACGGTGTGGTCTACACATGCCAAAGCGCCAACGAAGCGCTGCAGCGCAGTGTCCATGAGGCAATCAGCCTCAATGTGCTCTGTAAGTATTGGGTGCCCAGTCTGATTGCTAATCCacattatgcatttttaaattttgtatctTGCAGATCGGCCCAAGTTTGTGCCGCCGCCATCGTGGACTTCGGTTGGTTTGGAGGGCGAATCGCTGCTGGTGCCGCTGCAGGCGAATGCCAATCCCAGCAGCATCAGCTACAGCTGGACCAAGCAGGGCGTTGCCATACCCCAGGAGCCGGGCGAGCATCGCATCTTTGCCGCCGGCGCCACGCTCAACTTCACCAAGCTGCATCGCGATGATGCCGGCAGCTACGTCTGCGTTGCCAGCAATTCCCAGGGCAAGGCGAACATCAACATCACTGTCGTTGTCGAGTGTGAGTTTTTcattggcattaaatatttaatttatcattagttatcaatttttgttaagtttaaatttacccaattaaattattatgcattttttcaattagtttatttatatgtacaattaattattttattagcaaccttcaatatttattttatttaatttaatactttattACTTCATTgctaaaacattttgtatgtgcattaaatatttctgttattcttttttttcattagccatcaatttttgcataagcttaaataaacttaattttatttatatgtgtttATTAGCagtaattcaattattttgcatttttcaattagtttatttatatttaatgtaatacaatatttttctttaatctGCAATTAAgcagtttatattattttatatttatttaatttaatgtaatactttagcaaacatttattttattgttaatgcatttagcatgtgcattaaatatttctgttatctacaatgaattatttttttaattaaccaacaaattttgcataagTTTGAATTTAcctgattttatttaaatgtgtttattagctgcaattcaattattatgcatttttcaattagtttatttgtattaaatataatacaatattttttaataaactgcaattaagcagtttatattattttatatttatttcatttaatttaattttgcaattaattagtttgcattttaatattattttattatattttattatattatacaatatttttctataaactgcaattaattattttttattaatattcatatttgcagtagtttatatttatttcatttaacactttttcaaaaagttgtacatttatttcaattaatatttttctatattgaCTATTTTTGGCTAAGTTTATATatcttcaatttaattttttatattatttaaattataaagttcTCATTGTTTGgcattatacattttatatttattttatttaatatttttatatcgtTAATTTTGCCATAAGTTTATATAgcttaactttttatattttttaaattaaatgctcttTTATATTCATCAGATGGTGCCGCCATCAAATCTGTGTCGGAGCATATTATTGTGAATCCTGGCGAGGATGcgctgctgagctgcagcGTGGAGGGCAAGCCGCTGCTGGAGGAGCACGTCAAGTGGGAGCGCGTCAACTACGACATGAAAGTGAAGACCAACACAACATTCACCAATGGCACCGCCTATTTACACATAAGCAACGCGCAGCGTGAGGATGTGGGCAACTTTCGCTGCGTGGCGGACAATCATGTGGCCAATCCCACCAGCCGCGATGTGCTGCTCATAGTCAAATGTAGGTTGCTGCACTGACTCAAAGTCAAGGTTTGGTGTTTAATGCTGCGCTTGAATTTACTTGCAGTTGCGCCCGAAATAGCAAAGGCGCCAACGCTGCTGCGTGCGGCAAGCGGCACGGGCGAGCAGGGCCGACTGCCATGTCGTGCGCAGGGCTCGCCAAAGCCGCAGTTCATCTGGCGGCAGGACAAGCTGGAGCTGCCCATCAATCGCACCGACAAGTACGAAGTGGAGGAGCGTAAAATTGATTCGCTCACATACGAGTCGACGCTGAAGGTGGCCAAGGTGGCGCCCGCCGACTACGGCGGTTACGAGTGTGTGGCACGCAACGACTTGGGCGAGGATGTGCAGACGGTGCGGCTGGACATCACCTCGCCGCCGGAGACGCCGCTCAGCCTCAATATACTGAATGTAACGCATGACACGGTGACTGTGGCCTGGACGCCTGGATTTGATGGCGGCCTCAAGGCTTCGTATCGCGTGCGTTATCGGTAGGCACCACCCACAATTAACCCGCAGCCCAATTAGGGCAAGTGTCAGTTGCACTAATGAAATTGtatgtctgtctctctctctctctcgcgctctctcttgtGCAGCATGGTCGACCGCGAGCAGTACAAATACGTGGATGGGCTGCCCAACAGCCACAAGCTGACCATTGGCGGTCTACGCATGAACACGCTCTATCTCTTCTCGGTTATGTCGCGCAACGATttgggcaacagcaactatCTGCCGGATCTGGCGCGCGCCCAGACCAAAGGTAAGCCACACGCACTAGCAAAAAATCCACACACCCccaaattatatgcaaattagttttgccCCAACTGAGTCGTTgaactttacatttttttcacaCGCTGCATTTAATTGGAAACGCGCAGAGGCGCCGCCGCCATCGCAGCCAGCATCGTCGCTGGGCGGCGGACCGCCCACCACCAGCCAAACACCGCTGGGCGGCACATCGGGCATGTTGCTGGTTGGCGTTGCCGCCGGCATCAGCGTGGTGCTGCTCAATGTGTTTGTCATCGGCTGTTGCCTGCACAAGCGCAACGAGAAGCGTCTCAAGCGAGGTACATGACCAaccaaacagacagacagacagactgctccttgttgttgttgcctaatcatttgaatttataatgcCAAGCAGTTCATATTTTATGTGGCAAGCGGCACGTGCCCTGTGGTCAGCTGCTAATTTCATTTCACgcgttgctctctctctctctcactctctcactctctttgctGGGCTAACGTCACGGCTACGTGATTTGCGTCATTTTTATGACAGTTTATTTGCGCCATGTCCCTTgtccttttttttctctctctagttttttgttcttttggccaattttcgtttgcttgctatttatttatttgctgtattttattttttcatttctttttcgTTATTTATTTGTCATGTTTGGCTGGCAGGACTTGAATTGCTGCCAGCTGAGCTAAGCGAGGACTCCAGCAATACCTCCAACCTGGTTATAATTGGCATCTCCTTGGCGGCCTTTGGTTTCCTCTTGGTCAATGCGGCGCTAGTTGCCTGGTTTATTGTTCATCAGCGTCGCAAAAAAggtaacattttattttatttcatttaattttgcgTTATTTATTCAGGGCTGCACAGCTAGTTTCATTTCATGacaaaattaaagttgctgcaaagcaaaacagctgcaagttaaatttttcgttataaaaaaaatattttgcaatttgtcaagctacaaaaacattcaaaaaattttattttaataatttttttaatttttaactttgttttaacattaaaaattgcaaagccTTAAACTAAAAGTCATAAGTGAGAACAAAAATTCagtattaaaattgaaaaaaatttattttcatattaaattgattaaaaatttcaaagctttaaactaaaagtcataaatgagaaaaaaaaatgcaatattaaaattgaaaataatttattttatgaaaatatattaaaaattgcaaagtcataaataagaaaatcaattccgtattaaaattaaaaataatttatattgatatGGAATTCTTTagtatttgaaaatatattaaaaattgcaaagctttaaactaaaagtcataaatgagaaaaacaattcaatattaaaattgaaaataatttattttgttattaaattgattaaaaattgcaaagctttAAACTAAAAGTCATAAATGAGAAAAACAATTCagtattaaaattgaaaacaatttattttgatattaaattgattaaaaattgcaaagccTTGAACTAAAAGTCATAAATGAgaaaaacaattcaatattaaaatttaaaataatttattttgatattaaattgattaaaaattgcaaagctttACACTTACATGAgaaaaacaattcaatattagaattgaaaataatttattttgatattaaatttatttgttgctggctgagCGAACTTTGccattaacatttattatgcttgttgctgcagccctggttttttgcttttaatttatttatttataaatgtttacttGAGCCGGGGCCTACAGAATTTGTAATGTTCTGTTATTTGTAGCTCAGTTTACTGCTTGCCAACAATTTACGCGTTAACAATGCTCGTTGCCATTTTCATGTGAATTAtctttgggctgctgctgctgctgctgctgcgccgcttTGGGTCTCAAGTTGCATTCCTTTGGCGGTGGCACCACATTTCCGTGACAAGCAGCGGAAGTGCACGCGTTGTGCAGCTTCCGAGTGCcactgtacacacacacacacacactaaacaATTTCCTGCTTATAGCATACACAACAACGAGCTAAGACACAAGCAGTAGTTAGAGCTTGAAGTTATAGGTAGCCTCATGCTTTATCCTTTGTAATTTCCGTAAGCAGAGCCCAGAGCCAACTCGagagcacaataaaaaaaaaaaaaaaattctatatatgcatgcatggcatgtatataaaaaacgagcgcaagaaaatcaaataagcTGAGTTCGCTTCAGCTTCCCAAGCCAGTCAACAAGAATATAATGATGACAGAAAATAATGATGCATCCGGGCAGCGGACAGCGGACAGCGGCAACGACCCCGAAGGCTATGCCAAGTGCAACTGTTTATTGAACAACCGCTAGCCTGAGTGCAGACTCACCAGCCAGTAGATGGCTCCGTCTCTGTGTCTCTTGGCGAAGACAAATGTGCATCGTTTTCTTAGCTGAACGCACAAACTCGCTCGGAAATCagattgcgctgctgctgctgctgccgctgctggagcTTTAGACACCAGATACCAAATGGCAGACAGCACGTGTCCCTGTCtgtgtccatgtccatgtccgGTCCATGCTCCGCTCGCTTGCCGACAAGTGTTGGCTTTTGCGCTGCCAGGGCAGTCACTCAATTTgcagctctctcgctcgctcttgctctaGCAAGAagattgtttattaatatgaaattatatttcaacGGCCAAGCGtctgaaatataaatatgactGCTTCACCCCTTAAGGCTGCCAAGAAAATTTGCAGACATTTCCTGGCCCCAACGAAACGAAAATTCAAGCTTCAAGCTACGTGCTGAACACATTTaaatgctacaaatatttatttctgcttCATTTtgactaaacaaaaatttttgtgcAACTGTGCACTGTGGTACAATTGACTGGCAAAgttagaatttaattcataaagtAATAGTAGGAATTGCAAATAGGATTTGTGAGCTCAAAGAAatcaaaatctaaaaaaaattatttagcaatttaataagcGAATTTAGTgcttatttttagatttaatcAAACAAATGAGTCgatagcaattatttttaattttaactacaaaaaataaacaaaattcaaagcttttattttacttttcggtcagcattgattttaatttaaaataaattaatttaattcgaTTCAATTGAACAAATGATTAGATAggaactttttttatttcaactaaaaattcaaagttaatctttaaatttgaaaagtaaatataaaaaagttacagttgattttaattttaaataagtgcATTTTGTGCTCATTTTTAGATTCAATCAAACAAATGATAATATAGCAATTATtaagtacaaaaaataaacaaacaataaagtaaatttttaaatttacttttcagtcagtgttaattttaattctttttcaCCTTTAATAAGtgaatttaattcttattgttttctttaatCAAACAAATGATTAGACAcgaattattttcattttatagtttcaactataaaaaataaacaaaattcaatgtaAATCTTAGAGTTTACTTTTCAGTCAgcgttgattttaattttaaataagcgaatttattgcttgttttttgatttaattaaacaaatgagtcgaaagcaattattttgaattttaaccacaaaaaataaacaaacaacaaagtaaatctttaaatttacttttcagTTAGCgttgatttcaattttaatttttttaaagctaatttattgctttatttttgatttagttaaacaaataattagataggaattattttttaattttaaccaaaagttcaaagttaatctttaaatttacttttcagTCAGCGTTGattttaattcttttgctttcagtctacagcatttaattaaaattataatcaaGCCAACAATTTGACTTTTTGAAACATAATGTGAGCTTTTTCTCCATAGTGGCAAATTAATGTAAGgcttattttttgatttaatcaaacaaatgatttatgaattatttttattaattaaaacaaatttcaacgacttgaattgattttaatgcttttgcagcatttaatttcaattatattgaaGCCTTGACAGTTTGACTTTTTGACACAtaatttgcgcttttgttcCATAGTGCTGCCAAGTGCTTGAGACTGGTCATGCTAaccaaattatttttcattgagcaagaatttttagcatttgctgcttgccacgcaGTTTAACCAAACAGCAACTCAATCAGACTTCACTACGAGAGTAATGCATATGCACGTGTTACGCcccacacgcccacacagcaCCACCCCCTGCCCACCCCTTTGCATGCACAGTTAGCATTTCAGCTGCAAGTTGTTGTCTCGCAACAGTTTCAACAATTGTACACAAGCATGTGCACTCTGCActcatatatgtgtatgtatgtgtgtgcatgtgtgtgtgtgtatgcctgTCATACAAGCACTACAAGTACTCAGTGCTCGTTACCCTGGGCACTcggtatttgcatttgtaatgTACTCGCATCCTCATCCACAGAGCTGCTCCCAACCCcagcccctgcccctgcccctcactgctgctgctgtttttttttttttgttttctggcAAACATTTGACTTATGAGTTGGTTAACTTTTTGTGACTTTTTGAACGCTTGTCCAAAAACTTTGCATGCCGAGTTACGAGCATTAAATTCATACAAgcaaaagtgtaaaaaaaactaataacaaatatttacataagctATTAGTTCATTAACCCAGTAGACTCTGCcgcttgcattttaagctCGTTTTGCTAAAATGCgacaaatgctttaaaagtGTTTCCGATTTCCATTTGGCTTactattttaagcttaagctagcAACtggcttatttttatttttttatgttacaatttatgcaagcAAAAACTCGATATTTTCATAGTAAAACCAAATCAATTTATTCAACTCACACACAAGCGACTAAATCCAACAATTTGGCCAGAGCTTAACTTTTACGTTTTAAAGTTGAAATATGTAGcagaaaaaaatcaaagtgcaaaacttggctaattaaaaatacaagtaatagcaatttaaatagcaaatttagcaaagagatagataaaataaataggcaattatttaatttaatatatttttttaatctgcatatgcaaattcgactttaaataattatatagatataaagTTGTTATCAATTGTTaggaaattatttaatttaatttaaatactttttgaatattttaagtctgaaaatgcaaacttgggtaattacaaatataagtAATAGCgttttaaacaacaaatttagcaaatagatagataaaataaataggcaattatttaatgtaattatatatttttttagcatgaaaatgcaaaggcgacatttatattattatatagatataaagCTGTTAAGTTGTTAGCAATTGTtaggcaattatttaatttaattaaattttttttttttattttagtagtCTGAAAATTGactttatttaatgccaagcAACTTAAcagctttatattaattaatatttaaataacaaatttagcaaatatatgcatatattataaattaggaaattataatttaattgcaattttttttaatattttaaaagcctGCGCAAACTTGAGCCACAAAATCAAAGTTAAAACTTGGCTAGTagtagcaatttaaataacaaatttatcaaataatgcataaattataaatagacaattatttaatttaaatacaatttttttttatattttaaaactctgaaaatgcaaacttgagccacaaattaaatcaatggattatttaaaatttaagtaatagcaatttaaataacaaattgcaattttttaatattttaaaacttcgAAAATGCAAACGACTCTATAGCAACTTAAcagctttatattaattaatattagtttaagcttaaagctgctaaacgtaactttatatatataaattttataactattattttatgcataatatttcTAGTTTGAATTTGTGGCTGTTAACGACTttccaagctgctgcttatttatttaaacaaattctgTACCAAAAGTTTTCACAATTTGCGGCGCTTGGgctatagagagagagaatataatgcatataaaaatgtataaactgATTACATTACGTTGTCTCTGGCA
Protein-coding regions in this window:
- the LOC108596040 gene encoding nephrin isoform X2 gives rise to the protein MLSPRTRLTYYINSIIRAADKSVSAEITILANVTDNQAQYRCEASNSATEIPLFESTTLSVHFAPETVKIRIEPEELRPGMEATVICDSSSSNPPAKLSWWKDGIAIEGINNTSKAGLWGGMVSTLEFRVNITQEMNGVVYTCQSANEALQRSVHEAISLNVLYRPKFVPPPSWTSVGLEGESLLVPLQANANPSSISYSWTKQGVAIPQEPGEHRIFAAGATLNFTKLHRDDAGSYVCVASNSQGKANINITVVVEYGAAIKSVSEHIIVNPGEDALLSCSVEGKPLLEEHVKWERVNYDMKVKTNTTFTNGTAYLHISNAQREDVGNFRCVADNHVANPTSRDVLLIVKFAPEIAKAPTLLRAASGTGEQGRLPCRAQGSPKPQFIWRQDKLELPINRTDKYEVEERKIDSLTYESTLKVAKVAPADYGGYECVARNDLGEDVQTVRLDITSPPETPLSLNILNVTHDTVTVAWTPGFDGGLKASYRVRYRMVDREQYKYVDGLPNSHKLTIGGLRMNTLYLFSVMSRNDLGNSNYLPDLARAQTKEAPPPSQPASSLGGGPPTTSQTPLGGTSGMLLVGVAAGISVVLLNVFVIGCCLHKRNEKRLKRVSETTNQPGKTATIEMYAPSSYNDTVTGETLSSVSEKSESYSNEGSQPEYIDEARKKAASTYLVENADMPPPRYQKDGTLPALYPNNMVNACTLPHPRHNNGHVVAAAVSRDDQMLISKGVYMPSPSPAPPPDGSYYNMNSDRYLSYPPMEYPGALDFGGAVPLPLTHLQPMPLTVTSLASNGGATLLGNGVGVGVGMSMGGGSGTLRRGILRGVVGVPPPDVTHHTNANGSPLQMLHDLHPVNLSASTLTTSTTLNGSMTTALPLATATLPRQPHGILKDPNRNKQQQQQQQQQQQLLNASLVGVPVSAPMGSLQILNLPATSMGLGSNLLMTTSATYDPATLSSFNASGGAGVPVAYTDADGHLV